The following DNA comes from Winogradskyella sp. PG-2.
TCGGAGTTGAAATTCGTGAATTATAACGAATAATTTTGCAGTTTATCTAAAAGATATTTTGGACAACGTGTTGGGCGATTTCGTTTCATGTCTATAAATGCAAGAATAGTATTACCAGTTGCTAATAAAATATCAGATTCATTACGTAATTCATAACTAAATTCTATAGATGCTGTTGGCATCTTTTTTAGTGTAGTTTTTACTTTAAGCACATCGTCATAACGTGCTGAATTTTTGTAATTTATAGATAGTGAAATTACAGGTAACATAATCCCTTCTGCTTCCATACCGCTATAACTTAGCCCAAACTCCCGTAACCACTCAGTTCTACCAACTTCAAAATACACAGCGTAGTTGGCATGGTACACAACGCCCATCTGATCTGTCTCACCATAGCGCACTCTTATTTTTGTTTCATTAAAATTCATTTAATTGGGATTGTTTAGGAAAAAATTCGTAATTTTCACATGTTTTAAACATGAGGAAAAAATTCTAAATATTCAATATTAATAGATTTTTTTTAAAAAAATTTGTTCACAT
Coding sequences within:
- a CDS encoding acyl-CoA thioesterase, producing the protein MNFNETKIRVRYGETDQMGVVYHANYAVYFEVGRTEWLREFGLSYSGMEAEGIMLPVISLSINYKNSARYDDVLKVKTTLKKMPTASIEFSYELRNESDILLATGNTILAFIDMKRNRPTRCPKYLLDKLQNYSL